A genomic region of Phragmites australis chromosome 2, lpPhrAust1.1, whole genome shotgun sequence contains the following coding sequences:
- the LOC133908417 gene encoding carboxyl-terminal-processing peptidase 1, chloroplastic-like isoform X2, translating to MRPLTHAPLAPQSRAKLSIPGRVPTAPPRALPFPDALRAAAAAAAVSLSLLTGDAAGAAVPQPTEVCRDGGAAVEEEVRAEAVTNEQLVEEAWEVVYESFLPDAGTRSWSPEMWMQRKQDILQGTIKSRSRAHDIIRKMLGSLGDPYTRFLSPSEFSKMSKYDMTGIGLNLREIPDDNGSFKLMVLGLLLDGPAYSAGVRQGDELLSVNGIDVRGKSAFDASSMLQGPKETFVTIKVKHGDCGPVESMKVQRQLIARTPVFYRLEKRENEDSSVGYIRIKEFNSVAKKDLNSGASYFVLDLRDNLGGLVQAGIETAKLFLNKGDTVIYTAGRDRQVQNTIVAESGPLVATPLMLLVNNRTASASEIVASALHDNCKAVLVGERTFGKGLIQSVFELHDGSGIVVTVGKYVTPNHKDINGNGIEPDYNRLPDLTEARDYLSRCRIQELS from the exons ATGCGGCCGCTAACCCACGCGCCGCTTGCGCCGCAATCGCGAGCAAAACTTAGTATCCCCGGCCGCGTGCCGAcggcgccgccgcgcgcgcTCCCCTTCCCCGACGCCCTCCgcgcggctgcggctgcggcggccgtctccctctccctactcaCGGGAGACGCCGCGGGCGCGGCGGTCCCGCAGCCCACCGAGGTGTGCCGGGACgggggcgcggcggtggaggaggaggtgagggccgaggcggtgACGAACGAGCAGCTCGTGGAGGAGGCGTGGGAGGTGGTCTACGAGAGCTTCCTCCCCGACGCCGGCACCCGCTCGTGGTCGCCGGAGATGTGGATG CAAAGGAAGCAGGATATTCTCCAAGGCACAATCAAATCCCGCTCTAGAGCTCATGATATCATTCGGAAAATGCTAGGGAGCCTTGGTGACCCATATACAAGGTTCCTATCTCCCTCGGAA TTCTCAAAGATGTCAAAATATGACATGACGGGTATTGGATTAAACCTGAGGGAGATTCCTGATGACAATGGCTCTTTCAAGTTGATGGTATTAGGGCTGCTATTAGATGGTCCTGCTTACTCTGCTGGCGTTAGACAG GGTGATGAGCTTTTGTCAGTCAATGGAATTGATGTAAGGGGTAAATCTGCATTTGATGCTTCATCCATGCTGCAAGGTCCGAAGGAGACATTTGTTACGATTAAG GTTAAGCATGGTGACTGTGGTCCTGTTGAGTCAATGAAAGTGCAGAGACAACTGATTGCTCGAACTCCAGTTTTCTATCGTTTggagaaaagagaaaatgagGATTCATCTGTTGGATATATTCGCATTAAAGAGTTCAATTCAGTTGCCAAAAAAGATTTG AATTCAGGTGCCTCCTACTTCGTTTTGGATTTGAGGGACAATCTTGGTGGACTAGTGCAA GCCGGAATAGAGACTGCAAAGCTCTTTCTGAACAAAGGAGACACG GTCATTTATACCGCTGGCCGGGATCGTCAAGTCCAAAATACAATTGTGGCTGAAAGTGGACCTTTGGTTGCTACTCCTCTTATG TTACTGGTGAACAATAGGACAGCAAGTGCCAGTGAAATA GTTGCTTCTGCACTTCATGACAATTGCAAAGCTGTTCTTGTTGGTGAAAGGACTTTTGGCAAG GGCTTAATCCAATCTGTATTTGAACTTCATGATGGTTCTGGTATTGTTGTCACAGTTGGCAAGTACGTgacaccaaatcacaaagacatCAATGGAAATGGAATAGAACCAGATTACAATCGTCTTCCTG ATTTGACTGAAGCCAGAGATTACCTTTCGCGCTGCCGAATTCAGGAATTAAGCTGA
- the LOC133908417 gene encoding carboxyl-terminal-processing peptidase 1, chloroplastic-like isoform X1: MRPLTHAPLAPQSRAKLSIPGRVPTAPPRALPFPDALRAAAAAAAVSLSLLTGDAAGAAVPQPTEVCRDGGAAVEEEVRAEAVTNEQLVEEAWEVVYESFLPDAGTRSWSPEMWMQRKQDILQGTIKSRSRAHDIIRKMLGSLGDPYTRFLSPSEFSKMSKYDMTGIGLNLREIPDDNGSFKLMVLGLLLDGPAYSAGVRQGDELLSVNGIDVRGKSAFDASSMLQGPKETFVTIKVKHGDCGPVESMKVQRQLIARTPVFYRLEKRENEDSSVGYIRIKEFNSVAKKDLVSALKHLQNSGASYFVLDLRDNLGGLVQAGIETAKLFLNKGDTVIYTAGRDRQVQNTIVAESGPLVATPLMLLVNNRTASASEIVASALHDNCKAVLVGERTFGKGLIQSVFELHDGSGIVVTVGKYVTPNHKDINGNGIEPDYNRLPDLTEARDYLSRCRIQELS, encoded by the exons ATGCGGCCGCTAACCCACGCGCCGCTTGCGCCGCAATCGCGAGCAAAACTTAGTATCCCCGGCCGCGTGCCGAcggcgccgccgcgcgcgcTCCCCTTCCCCGACGCCCTCCgcgcggctgcggctgcggcggccgtctccctctccctactcaCGGGAGACGCCGCGGGCGCGGCGGTCCCGCAGCCCACCGAGGTGTGCCGGGACgggggcgcggcggtggaggaggaggtgagggccgaggcggtgACGAACGAGCAGCTCGTGGAGGAGGCGTGGGAGGTGGTCTACGAGAGCTTCCTCCCCGACGCCGGCACCCGCTCGTGGTCGCCGGAGATGTGGATG CAAAGGAAGCAGGATATTCTCCAAGGCACAATCAAATCCCGCTCTAGAGCTCATGATATCATTCGGAAAATGCTAGGGAGCCTTGGTGACCCATATACAAGGTTCCTATCTCCCTCGGAA TTCTCAAAGATGTCAAAATATGACATGACGGGTATTGGATTAAACCTGAGGGAGATTCCTGATGACAATGGCTCTTTCAAGTTGATGGTATTAGGGCTGCTATTAGATGGTCCTGCTTACTCTGCTGGCGTTAGACAG GGTGATGAGCTTTTGTCAGTCAATGGAATTGATGTAAGGGGTAAATCTGCATTTGATGCTTCATCCATGCTGCAAGGTCCGAAGGAGACATTTGTTACGATTAAG GTTAAGCATGGTGACTGTGGTCCTGTTGAGTCAATGAAAGTGCAGAGACAACTGATTGCTCGAACTCCAGTTTTCTATCGTTTggagaaaagagaaaatgagGATTCATCTGTTGGATATATTCGCATTAAAGAGTTCAATTCAGTTGCCAAAAAAGATTTGGTTAGTG CACTAAAACATTTACAGAATTCAGGTGCCTCCTACTTCGTTTTGGATTTGAGGGACAATCTTGGTGGACTAGTGCAA GCCGGAATAGAGACTGCAAAGCTCTTTCTGAACAAAGGAGACACG GTCATTTATACCGCTGGCCGGGATCGTCAAGTCCAAAATACAATTGTGGCTGAAAGTGGACCTTTGGTTGCTACTCCTCTTATG TTACTGGTGAACAATAGGACAGCAAGTGCCAGTGAAATA GTTGCTTCTGCACTTCATGACAATTGCAAAGCTGTTCTTGTTGGTGAAAGGACTTTTGGCAAG GGCTTAATCCAATCTGTATTTGAACTTCATGATGGTTCTGGTATTGTTGTCACAGTTGGCAAGTACGTgacaccaaatcacaaagacatCAATGGAAATGGAATAGAACCAGATTACAATCGTCTTCCTG ATTTGACTGAAGCCAGAGATTACCTTTCGCGCTGCCGAATTCAGGAATTAAGCTGA
- the LOC133908417 gene encoding carboxyl-terminal-processing peptidase 1, chloroplastic-like isoform X3, translating into MRPLTHAPLAPQSRAKLSIPGRVPTAPPRALPFPDALRAAAAAAAVSLSLLTGDAAGAAVPQPTEVCRDGGAAVEEEVRAEAVTNEQLVEEAWEVVYESFLPDAGTRSWSPEMWMQRKQDILQGTIKSRSRAHDIIRKMLGSLGDPYTRFLSPSEGDELLSVNGIDVRGKSAFDASSMLQGPKETFVTIKVKHGDCGPVESMKVQRQLIARTPVFYRLEKRENEDSSVGYIRIKEFNSVAKKDLVSALKHLQNSGASYFVLDLRDNLGGLVQAGIETAKLFLNKGDTVIYTAGRDRQVQNTIVAESGPLVATPLMLLVNNRTASASEIVASALHDNCKAVLVGERTFGKGLIQSVFELHDGSGIVVTVGKYVTPNHKDINGNGIEPDYNRLPDLTEARDYLSRCRIQELS; encoded by the exons ATGCGGCCGCTAACCCACGCGCCGCTTGCGCCGCAATCGCGAGCAAAACTTAGTATCCCCGGCCGCGTGCCGAcggcgccgccgcgcgcgcTCCCCTTCCCCGACGCCCTCCgcgcggctgcggctgcggcggccgtctccctctccctactcaCGGGAGACGCCGCGGGCGCGGCGGTCCCGCAGCCCACCGAGGTGTGCCGGGACgggggcgcggcggtggaggaggaggtgagggccgaggcggtgACGAACGAGCAGCTCGTGGAGGAGGCGTGGGAGGTGGTCTACGAGAGCTTCCTCCCCGACGCCGGCACCCGCTCGTGGTCGCCGGAGATGTGGATG CAAAGGAAGCAGGATATTCTCCAAGGCACAATCAAATCCCGCTCTAGAGCTCATGATATCATTCGGAAAATGCTAGGGAGCCTTGGTGACCCATATACAAGGTTCCTATCTCCCTCGGAA GGTGATGAGCTTTTGTCAGTCAATGGAATTGATGTAAGGGGTAAATCTGCATTTGATGCTTCATCCATGCTGCAAGGTCCGAAGGAGACATTTGTTACGATTAAG GTTAAGCATGGTGACTGTGGTCCTGTTGAGTCAATGAAAGTGCAGAGACAACTGATTGCTCGAACTCCAGTTTTCTATCGTTTggagaaaagagaaaatgagGATTCATCTGTTGGATATATTCGCATTAAAGAGTTCAATTCAGTTGCCAAAAAAGATTTGGTTAGTG CACTAAAACATTTACAGAATTCAGGTGCCTCCTACTTCGTTTTGGATTTGAGGGACAATCTTGGTGGACTAGTGCAA GCCGGAATAGAGACTGCAAAGCTCTTTCTGAACAAAGGAGACACG GTCATTTATACCGCTGGCCGGGATCGTCAAGTCCAAAATACAATTGTGGCTGAAAGTGGACCTTTGGTTGCTACTCCTCTTATG TTACTGGTGAACAATAGGACAGCAAGTGCCAGTGAAATA GTTGCTTCTGCACTTCATGACAATTGCAAAGCTGTTCTTGTTGGTGAAAGGACTTTTGGCAAG GGCTTAATCCAATCTGTATTTGAACTTCATGATGGTTCTGGTATTGTTGTCACAGTTGGCAAGTACGTgacaccaaatcacaaagacatCAATGGAAATGGAATAGAACCAGATTACAATCGTCTTCCTG ATTTGACTGAAGCCAGAGATTACCTTTCGCGCTGCCGAATTCAGGAATTAAGCTGA